One segment of Sphingobacteriales bacterium DNA contains the following:
- a CDS encoding RsmB/NOP family class I SAM-dependent RNA methyltransferase, producing MKFHINLVEAVADNLYQIFNDNKAADKVIERCLRSNPKWGARDRAFIAENTYNILRYARLLWEVADTVPQHRNDWLQLFAVQYILSEQPLPHWDIWKHLDTAALQARHRQLATQRAVRESIPDFLDHLCEQELGATLWNELLPALNSSAPVQLRCNTLKISPEHLLQQLQASQISCMRIGKDHTLQLLRRQNIFKSAAFQAGYFEVQDIASQQVAPLLDVQAGMRVIDACAGAGGKTLHLAALMHNKGQIIALDTEAYKLEELRKRAKRAGAFCIETRTIENRKTIKRLHNSADRLLLDAPCTGLGVLRRNPDTKWKLNSDFIGQVRNIQKEILQEYSKMLRSGGKMVYATCSILPSENEQQIEHFLSQNPDFCLLQQQTLYPHTHQGDGFFMALLQKN from the coding sequence GTGAAATTCCACATCAATCTAGTAGAGGCTGTTGCCGACAATTTGTACCAAATATTCAACGACAACAAAGCCGCCGACAAAGTAATAGAGCGATGCTTGCGCAGCAATCCAAAGTGGGGTGCCCGCGACCGCGCCTTCATTGCCGAAAATACCTACAACATATTGCGCTATGCGCGCTTGCTGTGGGAAGTGGCGGATACTGTGCCGCAGCACCGCAACGACTGGCTGCAATTATTCGCCGTTCAGTATATTTTATCGGAGCAGCCGCTGCCCCATTGGGATATATGGAAGCACTTAGATACAGCAGCACTGCAAGCACGCCACCGGCAGTTGGCAACACAACGCGCTGTGCGCGAGTCGATTCCCGATTTTTTGGATCATCTCTGCGAACAGGAATTGGGGGCAACTTTATGGAACGAATTGTTGCCTGCTTTAAACAGCAGCGCACCCGTGCAATTGCGTTGCAATACTTTAAAAATATCGCCCGAACATTTGCTACAACAACTTCAGGCGAGCCAAATTTCTTGTATGCGCATCGGCAAAGACCATACGTTGCAACTGCTCCGGCGGCAAAATATATTCAAAAGTGCGGCTTTTCAGGCGGGTTATTTTGAGGTTCAAGATATTGCTTCGCAACAGGTAGCCCCTTTGTTAGATGTACAAGCGGGTATGCGCGTGATTGATGCCTGTGCTGGTGCAGGCGGAAAAACACTGCATCTGGCGGCACTGATGCACAACAAAGGGCAGATTATTGCATTGGATACCGAAGCCTACAAATTGGAAGAGCTGCGCAAACGCGCCAAGCGCGCCGGAGCTTTTTGTATAGAAACGCGTACCATTGAAAACCGCAAAACCATCAAACGGCTGCACAACTCGGCAGACCGCCTCCTCTTAGATGCGCCCTGCACCGGTTTGGGGGTGCTGCGCCGCAATCCCGACACCAAATGGAAACTCAACAGCGATTTTATCGGGCAAGTACGAAACATACAAAAAGAAATTTTACAGGAATACAGTAAAATGTTGCGCAGTGGCGGAAAAATGGTATATGCCACTTGCAGCATTTTGCCCTCCGAAAATGAACAACAAATAGAGCATTTTTTGAGCCAAAACCCCGACTTCTGTTTATTGCAACAACAAACCCTCTACCCGCACACGCACCAGGGCGACGGGTTTTTTATGGCTTTGTTGCAAAAAAATTAA
- the corA gene encoding magnesium/cobalt transporter CorA, with amino-acid sequence MIQLIQYNDTDFKNHQVAQVENLFSLLLPDYVNWLNIEPTNLEEVEAIAKYFDIHHLIIEDIINIRQLPKFEAFDDHYFLNLKMLKIDLKNSEILIEHISFILGPNYVITFQEREGDVFNEVRHRIEANLGRIRRQKADYLLYRLVDSVVDDYMRIVEFLRDAIEDLEEKALAEPSGSIIREITELKSEINVFRKYVVPLRDEVGKMRNEPGKFISKSTLHYFRDVYDHLYYLNASFDTFREMLKDLLDLHLSQLSYEMNQIMKTLTVISAIFIPLTFIAGVYGMNFEYMPELQIRWAYPVLLVSMLLFAVGSIVYVKYKNGFDKYIFG; translated from the coding sequence ATGATACAACTAATTCAATACAATGACACAGATTTCAAAAATCATCAGGTAGCGCAGGTAGAAAACCTATTCAGTCTTTTGCTGCCGGACTATGTGAATTGGCTGAATATAGAACCCACCAACTTGGAAGAGGTAGAAGCGATTGCCAAATATTTTGATATTCATCATTTAATTATAGAGGATATCATCAATATCCGCCAGCTACCCAAATTTGAAGCCTTTGATGATCATTATTTTTTGAACCTTAAAATGCTGAAAATAGACCTCAAAAACAGCGAAATACTGATAGAGCATATCAGTTTTATTTTAGGTCCAAATTATGTAATCACTTTTCAGGAGCGCGAAGGCGATGTATTCAATGAGGTACGCCACCGCATAGAAGCCAATTTGGGCAGAATACGCAGGCAAAAAGCGGATTATTTGTTGTATCGTTTGGTGGATTCGGTGGTAGATGACTATATGAGAATTGTGGAGTTTTTGAGAGATGCTATCGAAGATTTGGAAGAAAAAGCACTCGCCGAGCCTTCAGGCAGTATAATACGCGAAATTACGGAACTAAAATCAGAGATTAATGTATTTCGCAAATATGTAGTACCCCTGCGCGATGAAGTAGGAAAAATGCGTAATGAGCCGGGAAAATTCATCTCCAAATCTACGCTGCACTATTTTCGTGATGTATATGACCACCTTTATTATTTAAACGCCTCTTTTGATACCTTCCGAGAGATGCTCAAAGATTTATTAGATTTGCACTTGTCGCAATTGAGCTACGAAATGAACCAGATTATGAAAACGCTCACGGTAATTTCTGCCATATTTATTCCGCTTACTTTTATTGCGGGTGTGTATGGAATGAATTTCGAATATATGCCCGAATTGCAAATACGCTGGGCATATCCTGTTTTGCTCGTTTCGATGCTACTGTTTGCGGTGGGTTCTATTGTGTATGTAAAATATAAAAATGGCTTTGATAAATATATTTTCGGGTAG